cttaaaacaaaagaggtgtgccttcaggggtagggtttgaacggaggaatttaacatagaaagcaatgggaccatgaattagtcgtgtccttcctataaatttgcgaaagaaactcattttgtattttatcatttagcagattactgtcaacagtttcagaaaaggtatcaatcaaaggcattgaaattctagtttgaaccatatttttggtgtcttaagaagaaagttgttataaaagacagaaaatacacgtcaagtctaaacagtaagtatacaattaagctgtattctagtattttaaagttgcatgcaatatgacataattatgcacgggacaaactattgaacgggacaaacttaaattgacctaaaagtcaattacaggaagtagttggatactattcatgatatatacgtatggtgaagttaagcttggcactgtgtttagggttcacagttactatacctccgatccgatgcattttataggtatagattaaacgtcccctatcatacgtatcacatactagtatctgctataacttgtacgaactgagagtgaggaggctcagaagtcaaaacataataagtctaaatattgaaattgctgccgtctaaaagttcacaggttagcagcctttcttgttactgtctatgtggtgcttatatataaacattgtatcacttctcagtagctagatagagttgtagcttttcatcaaattaagcagcagcttaaagtgttgctttgaaatgcaatgattgccactttatttgaacttaaaacaaaagaggtgtgccttcaggggtagggtttgaacggaggaatttaacatagaaagcaatgggaccatgaattagtcgtgtccttcctataaatttgcgaaagaaactcattttgtattttatcatttagcagattactgtcaacagtttcagaaaaggtatcaatcaaaggcattgaaattctagtttgaaccacatttttggtgtcttaagaagaaagtagttataaaagacagaaaatacacgtcaagtctaaacagtaagtatacaattaagctgtattctagtattttaaagttgcatgcaatatgacataattatgcacgggacaaactattgaacgggacaaacttaaattgacctaaaagtcaattacaggaagtagttggatactattcatgatatatacgtatggtgaagttaagcttggcactgtgtttagggttcacagttactatacctccgatccgatgcattttataggtatagattaaacgtcccctatcatacgtatcacatactagtatctgctataacttgtacgaactgagagtgaggaggctcagaagtcaaaacataataagtctaaatgttgaaattgctgccgtctaaaagttcacaggttagcagcctttcttgttactgtctatgtggtgcttatatataaacattgtatcacttctcagtagctagatagagttgtagcttttcatcaaattaagcagcagcttaaagtgttgctttgaaatgcaatgattgccactttatttgaacttaaaacaaaagaggtgtgccttcaggggtgtCGGAAAATACGCGAAGTACTAACATTACGTTATGGTAACGTTGTTACCATAACGCTATACTGTGTGACGTTATATTATATGCATTAGCTATCACAACGATTAAACGTATAGAAAACACAACGCATGATTTACTTAGATTATTCAACATTTAATGGTGCCGTAACCTTTGGATATATATGGATTCAAAGCTGAAGTCAGTTCGTGCTGGACACAAAGGAGCCGTCACGAAGCTACTGGTGAAATTCGACGAGTTAAAGTCAAAAACAGACACAGAAGTTGACGAAGTGAAAGCCCTTGATGATGCCGTCACGCAGAAACAGAAAACATTAATTGACCTGAATAACAGACTTTTGGAACAGACATCGGAGGAAAATCTGGAGCAGGAAATCACCGACTCAGATGAGTATATGTACGAACTTGATTGTAAAATTAGACAAATTCGGAAATTTATTAAGTCCTTTGAAACAAGTACTATAATTTCGCATGATATTGTTGGTCCTTCAACGAGCAGACTTAACCCAGACGCATATAATTTCACACCCGAAGCTAGAGTTGATATGAACACATGTGCAATAGATTCTATCAACCAACAGTATTCAATGCACGCCCCTGCAGTTCATACCCGTCCGTCAGAGAATGTCATGTTTCAAGTCCCGTCAGAACCGAGATCTTCAAAATCTAATTACCATAGGCTTCCAAAGTTAGACTTACCCTATTTTAATGGAGATATTCTCAAGTGGCAGACATTTTGGGATTGTTTCGAGTCATCCATACACTTCAACGACACATTAACTTCAATCCAAAAGTTTAATTATCTGAAAGCCCAGCTAGAGGGAAGCGCCGCGCAAACAGTAGAGGGATTCGCTTTGACAAATAGTAACTACGAAACCGCAGTCAACCTTCTCAGAGATCGGTTCGGACAACCTAGCAAACTGATACATGCTTACATGAAAGCACTCATGAATTTACCCGCACCGACAAATGATGCTTTTAGTTTAAGGTCTTACGGAGACAGATTAGAATCATACGTACGAGGATTAGAGTCACTTGGTCAAACATCAGAGATGTATGGTTCGCTTTTGGTACCTGTAGTTTTGGACAAGTTACCGATTGACGTAAGAAAATCTATTGCAAGAGAACACGGGAGAGATAATTTGATGTTGCAAAATCTACGAAAATCAATAACTAAAGAGATTGAAATACTTGAGGCAGGACAGGGAGTCATGGAACCGGACAGATTGCACACCACAGCATTTTTCACAGGTGCAAAACCAAGATCACACAATAAAGGTAAATTAACTGACACACGGAAGAAGGTAAATacgcatacatgtattttttgttcAGGTCAGCACTATCCAACGGAGTGCTCTGAAGTAACAGACGCAAACGCTAGAAATCAAATAGTAAAACAGAAACAACTATGTTTTAACTGTTTAGGGTCACACCGGGTGGCCGCATGTAAGTCTACAAAACGGTGTAAAAATTGTAATGGAATGCATCATACAAGCATATGTAAAGGGAAAGAGGTCATTACAGATACGAAGCAGGAGCCGAAAATACAGCAGACAGCTATCAACGTGGTTGAAACATCAGACACAACTAGTGTATTGCATGCATCACAAGTAAGTCCCGACATTCTCCTAAAAACAGCAACTGCACCAGTTATATATAACGACGTAAAAACAGAATGTAACATCTTATTTGACGAAGGAGCGCAACGTTCCTTTATCACTCAGAAATTAGCcgataaacttgaaattaaaacaacgGGGAAAGTCAGCATTCAACTGTCTGCGTTCGGAGATTTATCTCAGAAAGTTCGTAACTTGGAAACTGCAACAATACAATTACAGACCGACACGGGAGAAAATGTGCGTATAAACACACTCATTGTGCCGGAAATTGCCGTCCCGATTCATAACAGTATTTCACATACTACAAAGAGCTTGCCACATTTGAGAGGACTTAAACTTGCACATTCTGTACACAGTGGAGAGCGTTTTGAGATCGACCTACTAATAGGCGCGGATTATTACTGGGAAATTATTGAGGACAAAATCATAAGAGGAAAAGGACCCACCGCTGTACAGTCAAAGATAGGATATCTGTTATCAGGACCAACTATTGGAAATATCAGCCATCATTCAAGATCTACAGTTCTTTTAAACGTCATTTCATCCCATCAATTGGAGGAGACAGAGATTGAAAAGTTTTGGACACTTGAGTCAATAGGAATCAATACATGTGAAAACAAGGAGAACACCAACTATTTACAGACATACCAGAACACAGCTATTGATTACGAGAATGGAAAATACACAGCAAAGTTGCCTTGGAAAGTTGACCACCCAGATTTGCCTTCAAATATGGCCATTGCTAAAGGTAGGACCGAGAATATAATTAGACGTCTAAACCGGGAACCGCACTTGCTACAAAAATACAGTGAAATAATCAATGAACAAGAAAAGAGAGGATTTATAGAGAGGGTTCCAGATACGGAAGATGATAACAACAATCATATGATTCACTACATTCCTCACCATCCTGTTAAAAAAGATTCCGAGACTACCCCTATTCGTATAGTGTACGACTGTAGTTGTAAACCACAGCAAGATTTAGCCAGCTTAAATGATTGCTTAATGTCAACACCACCAAATCTAAATGACTTGACGAAAATATTAATGCGATTCAGAATCGGAAAATATGGTATCAGTACAGATATTGAAAAGGCATTTTTACAGATAGGACTTGACAAGAAGGATCGTGACGCTACACGTTTCTTTTGGCTAGCTGACCCCGACGACCCACGTGGCAATCTTACAACTTACAGGTTTAAATCGATATTGTTTGGCGCAACATGCTcaccatttattttaaatgccaCTCTACTTAAGCACTTGGACGAAAATGAAAATAGTATAACACAAACGATGAAAAGGGACTTATATGTAGACAATATTCTGTCAAGCGTTGAGACTTATGACGAAGCCATTGCATATTTTAAGGATGCGAGAAATGTCATGTCAAAGGGAGGATTCAATTTGTGATCTTGGAGCTCAAACTGCAGTGATTTAACTGAAATTGCAAAAAACGAAAATTTAGCCGAAAAGAACATAACGGTAAAAATACTAGGAATGATATGGAACACTGAAAAAGATacaatttcttttcataaagTTAATGTAACGGATATTAAGGAACCAAACATAACAAAACGTGAAATACTGAGTCAATCATCTCGAATCTACGATCCTATGGGATTACTTTCGCCAGTGTCCGTTAGGGCCAAAATCTTAATGCAAGACCTCTGGAAAGACAAACTTGAGTGGGATGAACCACTACCGTTAAACGTACAACAACAGTGGATGGAATTAGCTAGAGACTTAGAATTTTCAACAAACACAGAGTTACCGAGACAGATTTTAACTAAGAGTACAGATGAACCAAAACAGTTACATGTTTTCGTTGATGCCAGCCAGAAAGCCTACGGATCAGCTGTTTATATTACAAATGGACAGCAGTCAACATTAGTATTTGCTAAGAGCCGTGTTGCACCTATAAAGACGTTGACATTACCACAATTAGAACTAATGGCCGCTGTGATAGGAGCTAGAATTGCAACACACGTAAAATCGGCTTTATCAATAAACAAAGTCACGTATTGGTCGGACAGTCAAATAGTTTTACACTGGTTAACAACGactaaacatttgaaaaaattcCTTCACAACAGAATTACAGAAATTAAATCTTTAACACAGGATTCAGAGTGGAAATATTGTCCAACGAATGACAACCCTGCAGACCTATTGACAAGAGGAATCAGCGCTTCACAACTAGCAGATGCTAAACTGTGGTTTAATGGACCGGAATGGATCAATTGTTCAAAATCTTGGCCGCAGTGGACACCTAACACATGCATTCTTTTAACGAATATAGATCAAGAGGAGAACgtttcaaatacaattgaagGGAATAATACACATGGCATTCATTGCATACTGGATATTATGAGATACAGTACATTAACAAAGATACTACGTGTTAGTTCGTGGATTTACCGATTCATAGCGAATTGCCGCAAATCACGCTCACAGAGAATACAGAGCAAATTCATCACATGCGAGGAACTACAAGCTGCAACAGAAAAATGGATAATAAGTGCTCAGAGgatttcatttgataaagaaatcAGGACTTTGAAGTCGCAATCGAACACACCCAATACTTTAATTCGACAATTACGACTATATATAGACGAGAAAGAAATTATTCGTTGCCGCGGGAGAATTCATAATGCTCCAATTAGTGAAAATTCAAGATTTCCGTGTTTATTACCAAATAATTATCATTTCACTGAATTGCTTATATCGGAAGTtcataagaatttaaaacattcaGGAGTATTAGCCACAGTCACCGAGATTCGCCAAAATTATTGGATACCTAAAATACGTCAACAAGTGAAAAAAGTTCTTCGTAAATGCGTCACTTGTCGTAAAGTAACCGGAAAACCGTACAGTGCGCCAGATCCTCCACCTCTACCAAAGACAAGATTAATGGAAGCACCACCGTTTACCGTCACAGGTGTTGATTTTACTGGAGCGTTATATGTTAAAGACAATAACGGACAAGGGAGCAAAGTATTCATATGCTTATTTACATGTGCGTCAACGCGCGCAGTGCATTTAGAGGTCGTCACAGATCTTAAAGAAAGATCTTTTTTACAAGCGTTCAGAAGATTTACGAGCCGCAAGTCTTTGCCGAGAGTGATGATATCTGACAATGCGTCAACATACATGGCCGCATCCGAGACTTTAGAGAGACTAACCAAATCTGAAACCTTAAATGATGCGTTATCCGTCTGTGGAACGACTTGGAAATTCATAATAAAACGAGCTCCCTGGTATGGTGGTTGGTGGGAGCGCTTAATAGGACTAACAAAAATGTGCTTACGAAAAGTTCTTGGAAGATCGTACATTACATTGGAGGATTTACAAACAATAGTCACCGAAATTGAAGCCGTGTTGAACGATCGGCCTTTAACGTATGTGTCCACCGACATCGAGGATCAGGAACCTTTGACACCATCGCACCTGCTTTATGGGAGAAGGATTACaatatgataggggacgtttaatctatacctataaaatgcatcggatcggaggtatagtaactgtgaaccctaaacacagtgccaagcttaacttcaccatacgtatatatcatgaatagtatccaactacttcctgtaattgacttttaggtcaatttaagtttgtcccgttcaatagtttgtcccgtgcataattatgtcatattgcatgcaactttaaaatactagaatacagcttaattgtatacttactgtttagacttgacgtgtattttctgtcttttataacaactttcttcttaagacaccaaaaatgtggttcaaactagaatttcaatgcctttgattgataccttttctgaaactgttgacagtaatctgctaaatgataaaatacaaaatgagtttctttcgcaaatttataggaaggacacgactaattcatggtcccattgctttctatgttaaattcctccgttcaaaccctacccctgaaggcacacctcttttgttttaagttcaaataaagtggcaatcattgcatttcaaagcaacactttaagctgctgcttaatttgatgaaaagctacaactctatctagctactgagaagtgatacaatgtttatatataagcaccacatagacagtaacaagaaaggctgctaacctgtgaacttttagacggcagcaatttcaatatttagacttattatgttttgacttctgagcctcctcactctcagttcgtacaagttatagcagatactagtatgtgatacgtatgctaggggacgtttaatctatacctataaaatgcatcggatcggaggtatagtaactgtgaaccctaaacacagtgccaagcttaacttcaccatacgtatatatcatgaatagtatccaactacttcctgtaattgacttttaggtcaatttaagtttgtcccgttcaatagtttgtcccgtgcataattatgtcatattgcatgcaactttaaaatactagaatacagcttaattgtatacttactgtttagacttgacgtgtattttctgtcttttataacaactttcttcttaagacaccaaaaatgtggttcaaactagaatttcaatgcctttgattgataccttttctgaaactgttgacagtaatctgctaaatgataaaatacaaaatgagtttctttcgcaaatttataggaaggacacgactaattcatggtcccattgctttctatgttaaattcctccgttcaaaccctacccctgaaggcacacctcttttgttttaagttcaaataaagtggcaatcattgcatttcaaagcaacactttaagctgctgcttaatttgatgaaaagctacaactctatctagctactgagaagtgatacaatgtttatatataagcaccacatagacagtaacaagaaaggctgctaacctgtgaacttttagacggcagcaatttcaatatttagacttattatgttttgacttctgagcctcctcactctcagttcgtacaagttatagcagatactagtatgtgatacgtatgataggggacgtttaatctatacctataaaatgcatcggatcggaggtatagtaactgtgaaccctaaacacagtgccaagcttaacttcaccatacgtatatatcatgaatagtatccaactacttcctgtaattgacttttaggtcaatttaagtttgtcccgttcaatagtttgtcccgtgcataattatgtcatattgcatgcaactttaaaatactagaatacagcttaattgtatacttactgtttagacttgacgtgtattttctgtcttttataacaactttcttcttaagacaccaaaaatgtggttcaaactagaatttcaatgcctttgattgataccttttctgaaactgttgacagtaatctgctaaatgataaaatacaaaatgagtttctttcgcaaatttataggaaggacacgactaattcatggtcccattgctttctatgttaaattcctccgttcaaaccctacccctgaaggcacacctcttttgttttaagttcaaataaagtggcaatcattgcatttcaaagcaacactttaagctgctgcttaatttgatgaaaagctacaactctatctagctactgagaagtgatacaatgtttatatataagcaccacatagacagtaacaagaaaggctgctaacctgtgaacttttagacggcagcaatttcaatatttagacttattatgttttgacttctgagcctcctcactctcagttcgtacaagttatagcagatactagtatgtgatacgtatgataggggacgtttaatctatacctataaaatgcatcggatcggaggtatagtaactgtgaaccctaaacacagtgccaagcttaacttcaccatacgtatatatcatgaatagtatccaactacttcctgtaattgacttttaggtcaatttaagtttgtcccgttcaatagtttgtcccgtgcataattatgtcatattgcatgcaactttaaaatactagaatacagcttaattgtatacttactgtttagacttgacgtgtattttctgtcttttataacaactttcttcttaagacaccaaaaatgtggttcaaactagaatttcaatgcctttgattgataccttttctgaaactgttgacagtaatctgctaaatgataaaatacaaaatgagtttctttcgcaaatttataggaaggacacgactaattcatggtcccattgctttctatgttaaattcctccgttcaaaccctacccctgaaggcacacctcttttgttttaagttcaaataaagtggcaatcattgcatttcaaagcaacactttaagctgctgcttaatttgatgaaaagctacaactctatctagctactgagaagtgatacaatgtttatatataagcaccacatagacagtaacaagaaaggctgctaacctgtgaacttttagacggcagcaatttcaatatttagacttattatgttttgacttctgagcctcctcactctcagttcgtacaagttatagcagatactagtatgtgatacgtatgataggggacgtttaatctatacctataaaatgcatcggatcggaggtatagtaactgtgaaccctaaacacagtgccaagcttaacttcaccatacgtatatatcatgaatagtatccaactacttcctgtaattgacttttaggtcaatttaagtttgtcccgttcaatagtttgtcccgtgcataattatgtcatattgcatgcaactttaaaatactagaatacagcttaattgtatacttactgtttagacttgacgtgtattttctgtcttttataacaactttcttcttaagacaccaaaaatgtggttcaaactagaatttcaatgcctttgattgataccttttctgaaactgttgacagtaatctgctaaatgataaaatacaaaatgagtttctttcgcaaatttataggaaggacacgactaattcatggtcccattgctttctatgttaaattcctccgttcaaaccctacccctgaaggcacacctcttttgttttaagttcaaataaagtggcaatcattgcatttcaaagcaacactttaagctgctgcttaatttgatgaaaagctacaactct
The Mytilus trossulus isolate FHL-02 unplaced genomic scaffold, PNRI_Mtr1.1.1.hap1 h1tg000265l__unscaffolded, whole genome shotgun sequence DNA segment above includes these coding regions:
- the LOC134701755 gene encoding uncharacterized protein LOC134701755 gives rise to the protein MIWNTEKDTISFHKVNVTDIKEPNITKREILSQSSRIYDPMGLLSPVSVRAKILMQDLWKDKLEWDEPLPLNVQQQWMELARDLEFSTNTELPRQILTKSTDEPKQLHVFVDASQKAYGSAVYITNGQQSTLVFAKSRVAPIKTLTLPQLELMAAVIGARIATHVKSALSINKVTYWSDSQIVLHWLTTTKHLKKFLHNRITEIKSLTQDSEWKYCPTNDNPADLLTRGISASQLADAKLWFNGPEWINCSKSWPQWTPNTCILLTNIDQEENVSNTIEGNNTHGIHCILDIMRYSTLTKILRVSSWIYRFIANCRKSRSQRIQSKFITCEELQAATEKWIISAQRISFDKEIRTLKSQSNTPNTLIRQLRLYIDEKEIIRCRGRIHNAPISENSRFPCLLPNNYHFTELLISEVHKNLKHSGVLATVTEIRQNYWIPKIRQQVKKVLRKCVTCRKVTGKPYSAPDPPPLPKTRLMEAPPFTVTGVDFTGALYVKDNNGQGSKVFICLFTCASTRAVHLEVVTDLKERSFLQAFRRFTSRKSLPRVMISDNASTYMAASETLERLTKSETLNDALSVCGTTWKFIIKRAPWYGGWWERLIGLTKMCLRKVLGRSYITLEDLQTIVTEIEAVLNDRPLTYVSTDIEDQEPLTPSHLLYGRRITI
- the LOC134701754 gene encoding uncharacterized protein LOC134701754: MDSKLKSVRAGHKGAVTKLLVKFDELKSKTDTEVDEVKALDDAVTQKQKTLIDLNNRLLEQTSEENLEQEITDSDEYMYELDCKIRQIRKFIKSFETSTIISHDIVGPSTSRLNPDAYNFTPEARVDMNTCAIDSINQQYSMHAPAVHTRPSENVMFQVPSEPRSSKSNYHRLPKLDLPYFNGDILKWQTFWDCFESSIHFNDTLTSIQKFNYLKAQLEGSAAQTVEGFALTNSNYETAVNLLRDRFGQPSKLIHAYMKALMNLPAPTNDAFSLRSYGDRLESYVRGLESLGQTSEMYGSLLVPVVLDKLPIDVRKSIAREHGRDNLMLQNLRKSITKEIEILEAGQGVMEPDRLHTTAFFTGAKPRSHNKGKLTDTRKKVNTHTCIFCSGQHYPTECSEVTDANARNQIVKQKQLCFNCLGSHRVAACKSTKRCKNCNGMHHTSICKGKEVITDTKQEPKIQQTAINVVETSDTTSVLHASQVSPDILLKTATAPVIYNDVKTECNILFDEGAQRSFITQKLADKLEIKTTGKVSIQLSAFGDLSQKVRNLETATIQLQTDTGENVRINTLIVPEIAVPIHNSISHTTKSLPHLRGLKLAHSVHSGERFEIDLLIGADYYWEIIEDKIIRGKGPTAVQSKIGYLLSGPTIGNISHHSRSTVLLNVISSHQLEETEIEKFWTLESIGINTCENKENTNYLQTYQNTAIDYENGKYTAKLPWKVDHPDLPSNMAIAKGRTENIIRRLNREPHLLQKYSEIINEQEKRGFIERVPDTEDDNNNHMIHYIPHHPVKKDSETTPIRIVYDCSCKPQQDLASLNDCLMSTPPNLNDLTKILMRFRIGKYGISTDIEKAFLQIGLDKKDRDATRFFWLADPDDPRGNLTTYRFKSILFGATCSPFILNATLLKHLDENENSITQTMKRDLYVDNILSSVETYDEAIAYFKDARNVMSKGGFNL